One part of the Esox lucius isolate fEsoLuc1 chromosome 10, fEsoLuc1.pri, whole genome shotgun sequence genome encodes these proteins:
- the wdyhv1 gene encoding protein N-terminal glutamine amidohydrolase codes for MELVSNHKEDMHEHVSLKYVNITPSRDECVYTSCYCEENVWKLCEHISTQTQVSLDEVYAAFISNERRKVPIWKQKSSRGCEPVVWDYHVILLHQNKQGQSFIYDLDTVLPFPCPFDIYTKEAFRTDCGLRPAFWRKLRVIPAQTYLKRFSSDRSHMKDSSGKWRMPPPQYPCITTTDSTMNLDDFISMDLKAGYGEVYSLSEFVEHFGEKS; via the exons ATGGAATTAGTATCTAATCACAAGGAAGACATGCACGAACACGTTTCCTTAAAATATGTCAACATCACCCCGTCAAGAGATGAATGCGTCTACACGAGCTGCTACTG TGAGGAAAATGTATGGAAACTTTGTGAACACATCAGTACTCAAACGCAGGTGTCTTTGGACGAGGTTTATGCAGCCTTTATATCAAATGAACGAAGAAAG GTCCCTATATGGAAGCAGAAGTCCAGTCGTGGATGTGAACCTGTTGTTTGG GATTATCACGTTATTTTACTACATCAAAATAAGCAAGGACAGAGTTTTATTTATGACCTGGACACGGTCCTACCTTTCCCTTGTCCCTTTGACATTTACACTAAGGAAGCCTTTCGGACAGACTGTGGTCTTAGACCAGCTTTCTGGAG GAAGTTGCGAGTTATTCCGGCACAGACCTACCTGAAGAGGTTTTCCTCTGACCGGTCACATATGAAAGATTCGAGTGGGAAGTGGCGCATGCCCCCACCTCAATATCCTTGCATTACAACAACAG ACTCTACAATGAACCTGGACGACTTCATCAGTATGGATTTGAAAGCGGGATATGGCGAAGTATACAGCCTTTCCGAATTTGTGGAACACTTTGGGGAGAAATCGTGA